A stretch of the Coprobacillus cateniformis genome encodes the following:
- a CDS encoding DUF3788 family protein produces the protein MYERLLNKDKRPTHDELASYCGKNAELFTSLHTFLSGELDTISEIRFPYGKEYGWSICHRKGKKFICDIFAENGSFTVMVRCSTQQYESIYDNVQDYMKNYIDHKYPCGDGGWIQYRVINSEHLDDIKKLLIVKCRLKSKTKKK, from the coding sequence ATGTACGAGAGATTATTAAATAAGGACAAACGACCTACTCATGATGAATTGGCTTCATACTGTGGTAAGAATGCAGAATTATTCACTTCTCTTCATACTTTTTTGTCAGGAGAATTGGATACAATTTCAGAAATACGTTTTCCATATGGAAAAGAGTATGGTTGGAGTATTTGTCATCGTAAGGGTAAGAAATTCATTTGTGATATTTTTGCAGAAAATGGTTCATTTACTGTTATGGTTCGCTGCTCTACACAGCAATATGAGAGTATTTATGATAATGTTCAGGATTATATGAAGAATTACATTGATCATAAATATCCTTGTGGTGATGGTGGGTGGATACAATATCGTGTAATAAATTCTGAGCATTTAGATGATATTAAAAAGTTATTAATTGTGAAATGCAGATTAAAATCAAAGACAAAAAAGAAATAA